One Carettochelys insculpta isolate YL-2023 chromosome 1, ASM3395843v1, whole genome shotgun sequence genomic window, TCTGCCTGACTGAACTTTCTACTTTAGCTAGTGCACCCCTTGTTATCATgtcacttgacttaaacccttgtactctgggtggaacataggtcatctacaagtctcctctgcttcactctgtctttggacaaaacttctagttaaccccaggagtatcccagttgttgtccttcaatttcagtagatcttctccatgttgtccaagatcttcctcttttgcgttttccttgcaggttccatgtgagaattTAATGGACTatgatggatgatggttttctgagaatgtggcctaaccatccccactttcttctcttgatttgagtcaagtggttcttggcctgctctcttccaaagctcctcgtttgtgacaaagtcttgccatttgatgtgaaggatgtaccttaaGCATCTGTTTATAaacatctgtagcttgtgatttgaagactttttagtatgccaggtttcacatccatacaagagcacactctttgcatttgtgttgaagatccacagtttcaccTTTGCAGATATTACTTGTGAAtgccatatgggacaaagagtcttgaatgcagcggttgctttccctattctggcattgatctccttatttcttcctctgttccttcccataatactccccaaacaggtgaactgttccacattttccaggtcatcccctcccagtgtgatggtgttgttgttggattGCCATTAAAATAAAAACGTTGTGATTGCCATTAAAATATCAGCCCGTGCTTACTTTGACACAGAAATGGTCAAACATTGCTAGTGAAGCATTTCTCAATCAAAAAGTCTAATTCAAAAAATCTAAACATTCCATTGGAATATGTCAATTTCAGTAACTtttctttttggggaaaaaaaaaaagaaatgaaacgtTTTAGCATGGTTGAGATGATCCATTTCAGCCTTCTCAGAgcctttcagtttttttttttattttgaaattgacttctCGTTTAGAAATGTGCTTTATTTTgtagtttttttattttattttattataccaTTTTATATTATGCAAATTACAATAACAATTACCGTGCTAGTTACATGACATAACAAAATACAAattaaagtagtttttcctaatatccaacctacacctccccctctttaacttcagaccattgctccttgttctggcatctgacaccactgagaacagtttctctccagcctctttagagctccccttcagaaagttgaaggctgctattaaatcacccctcagccttctcttctgtaaactaaacaagcccaaatccctctctGAACAGAGGGATTAagtcctctctggaggaagcagagacaCAGtacagggagaggaagaggtgggtgggtgagtggatggacattaagacccaTTGATGCCCCAGATTTCCCAGTGCCCCATGCGACTGTGTGTTCTGAATGTAGCTAAAGATGGCTCCACTCAGGTGGGTTGACAGTAAGCCATTACAGCCCTTGAAAGGGTGTTGCTCAAGATCTCTGAGGCAGGgacttttgttttgtgtttgtaaagTGCCTTCCGCCACAGGGGTCCAGGTCCATTACTCAGGCACCAAGGTGCTACCACCATACAAAAAATTATCCATCTCCATTTGTACCTGGCCAGTGCATGGGAGAGGAACAGCCACAGCTCCACCCTTCGCTCACCCTCTTGTACCAGGGACTGGTGCCctgagagcagggactgtgttCCACACCAGGCCCTATTCCCACGGGGGCAAAGCAAGAAGGGGTGTCTTTTGACAGGCAGTCACTGGATGGTGCGTGCACTCAGCACCTCGGAACAGCCGACCACCTCTGCTTAGGAGTCGAAAGGTGGCTGGAGCGGGGCAGCTTGAGGCAACCCAGTGGGAACATTTTGGCTTAAGTGGTTTATGCTGGGTCACTGCTCTTCTGACTGGGGAACAGAAACGAGAGCTCCTCACTCCCGGTGCCTTGCTCTCCTCATGAGAAAGGCTGCCAGGGGGACGGGACCCTTTTGGCACCAGTAGTGTTCTGGTGCTGTGCTGGGATGAGAGGGAGTGGTGTGTGGGCCGCCTGGGACTCCACACACATCAATAAAGAGCAGTGCcttagggagggaggggatgaggaGGAAGGAAGCTTTACTGTTGTCCAGGTGTTTGCTGAAGCAGAGCAGGAAGAAGGACCGCGGCCTGTGGCCAGCTCCCCATTTGAATCATGGAAGTGTAACACAAACACAGCTTGGACGAGCAAAATATTAACAGTTCTGGCCTCCTGCTCCATGCGGGCTTGCCAGACAGAGGGAAAACAGCATTTTCCCTGCATTAGCTCGTCTTCTCCAGGACATTTTGTCCTAGGTCTGAAGGTGAAGAGGTGTAGCCGTATAAAGAGTAACGGTTGGCTGGCaaacacctcctcctctgtctcaggCTCAGGAGTACACAACTAAGACCTGATGAGCTGCATTTGAGGACCCCTAAGGGTGAGGAGTAGCCAATCTCAAGAGTACGTTGCCATGGCCAGTACAATGTTTCGAACAGCATGCACTTATTCTAAGGCACCATGTTCACACCCCACTAcactctgctgcctggggaagaCAATACCAGGGTCAGTGCTCCTACCCCACTGGTCTGTGCTATCTTCCTGTGGTCCCTGTGCCCCTGCATGGAGAGCAGGGGTTTCTTTCTCCAGATTAGTGTGTGAGAAGCTAAGAGGGAGAGAGCAgattgtcagagagagagaggacaaacCAGTGTGATTTGGGTGAGTTGTACCCTGTCCCTTCCCAGCTTGCAGAAGTCGGCCAGGCCTCTATTACCCATTGTTGTGTGTCATGCAAACAATTTTGTATCTTTGGGTTATTAAGAAAACCAGCCTGAAAAACAGGGGCATGGCCTTGAATTGGAGAGTTTAATTTTTTCGGACTAATCTAACAGGTAATCCAACCCCAGttgttctcaacctatttaccactGCAGGCCACATATGCAGCTCTCTCTGTGTTACGTGGGCCACATCTGCACCATATATATGCTACCTGTATGGCCTGTGGGTATCATGTGGGCTGCATTTGTGTGCTGAGGGGCTTGCAAGCGGCCCAAAGGTTGAGAACCACGACCTTAACTAGTGGCTTACAGTACTATTTGGGGACAGAGCAAAAGGGAGTGAGTCTAAAATGGAGCAATGTCACAGGATGGGATTAGTATAGGAATGTGTAAGATGCTCTCACACTCTCCTCACACCAAGGTTCACTCGGCCGTGGAACAGTTTTCCAAGGAAATAGTTTGGTAAACAGACTAATTTAAAactgcactgaaaaaaaaatcactggggaATACATTTGCAAGGAACAATCTTTCGttgtcaggtctttaacagactggcccactctgTTGAAGTGCTGGTTGACGggtttgtgtatctggagttTTTCTGCGggagtgggccatcctgttaaAGACCTGCAAGTTTGTgctctactgaaaagggactttaacaaccgtctacagagggaatgttcagaactaacattcatattcgaATTCGACATatgaacacgtggtttgaacagggacagcaattaccggacccattatcagaggggtagccatgttagtctggatctgcaaaagcaacgagtggtcctgtggcaccttatagactaacggaaatgtgtgagcataagctttcgtgcgtcaggtcctgcatctgacgaagtgggtctttgcccatgaaagcttatgctcacacatttctgttagtctataaggtgccacaggacctcttgttgcttttgctgacccactataaggactcttttacatactttgatattttataaaaacaaaaaagcagtcctgtagtactttttTTTTCATAGTATATCGACTAGTGCGGCTTtctctttgatgttttatctaactcttaacttccccaccctacaacaacccccacccctgccatccctctgctcttctgatttgccagcctggATAGCAGTtcttctgatctgtcaaccttgataacaatttttggacctctgtgctttatatattgagcctgttctggtaaggctacgagctgaagaagtgggtctgtcccacgaaagctcatcacctaataaattattttattagtctgtaaagtgctacatgactgctgttttggtttggtaTTATATAACAATTAGCCCAGGCGATGTCAGTCATTAACTCCCTTCCCAAAATGTTAATACTGTGGACATGAACTTGATCACTAGTCTGATTGAATTTTAACAAAGAAGGAAATGGGAATGTCTAatcattaaaaagaaaagtgtTCAGCCACCAAGAAGCTGTTTACTGTGTCTAGGAGTTCCCTCAACAAGAGGGAGGATGAAGTGGACAGAGTGCCTGGTGTAGAGGCTGCCAGTATAGAACATGGCAGACCTCAGTTTCAAGTCTGTGTTCTGCCCCAGATGTCctgtgtgacctcaggcaaggTGCAGTCCCTCTGTTCCCCATCTGTACGTTGGGGATCATTTATTGCCCTTCCTTACAGGGGTTTTGTGAAGCTAAACCCATTAGAGAGAGccaggtgctcagatactgtggtaAGGGGGCCCTGTGAGTACCTAAGATGCCAGGAAAGCTATGAGAGGTGAGAACTGAAGCATGGCTCCCCTTGCACGTGCTTGCAGGAGGCACATCACCAATCAAACCAGTTAGAAAAGGGGCAGAGTTGGCATGATCTGGACCCAAattccagctgtgggtgcttgaGGTGCACATGAAAACATTGCTCATGCGTTCAGTGTGTGCAGAACTACCAATTACTCTTACAACAGCAAGGCCTGGATTCCCCAGCCAACACCAGGACCCCACCGTGCTAGCTGTTGTACACACAGAGTAGGAAGCATCCCTGGCCCCAGTGCTTATAATCTGAATAGGCAAGACGCCTTTCACCCCCAACATATCAGCAAAAGTTTGGGGACTAAGGCGACGGAGGTCACACAATTAGTCCATGTTAAAATGAGAAACTGAATCTCCTGAGTCCTcggctgtctaagatggtgtagtCTGTGATGGATtagaaacattaatgcatttgatccttgtttacttgttgtatgcactgcacATATGCAGCTCTCTCTGTGTTATGTGGGTCACATCCACACCATATATATGCTACCTGTGTGGCCTGTGAGTGTCCCGTGGGTTGCATTTGTGTGCTGAGTGGCTTGCAAGTGGcccataggttgagaaccacGGCTGTATCTAGTGGCTTACAGTGGTAGTTGGGGACAGAGCAAAGGGGAATGAGTCTAAAATGGAGCAATGGAGCAATGTAACAGGATGGAACATGTCGGGTGATCTCACAGTCTCCTCACAGCAAGGTTCACTGGGCCATGGAATAGTTTTCCAAGGAAACAACCCGGTAAACAGACTAATTGAAAACgcattgaaaaaaatcactggGGAATACAATTGATTCGGCTGAAAAacgtgggtgtgccatggaatggtttatctcattgaagtgtgccgtgttactgagacggctgggaaccactggtctgtgAAATGCTTTTGCTGCCACTGAAGAGACAGCTTAACATGAGGATACACACTTTTCTTATGGATGCATCCTCTATGCAGTCCCTATTCACAGCCTCCTGAGGTTAATGGGAGCCTTCCCGctgacttcagtggcctttgggtCTCCGATATTGGGAACAGATGTTCCAGCTGCAGGATTATACTGGTTTGGGCATTGACACAGATGAAGAAACTGTGGGGTTTGGCTATgtaacttctggctggccagaggggctaGCAAAGGTATTTTGGTGGCTGTCTTGGTTTGCCTTGCTGAGCAGAAAACCCCaatctgggctgtaagtggcctggttttaagcaatttgcccaaggTAGGTTCTCTTAGTTGTGCTCCAGATACCCCCTTGTCTATTACACCTCCATTTTTGCATGCCTAATTCAAGATGCTTGTTCCTGGTGGTCTAGGAGTTGTGGATCCATGTGTCACCCCTGTCAGCTAGGCCAGTGTTATCTGGGATGCACATAGGTTGCAACATTCAGATTGTGAGTGGCTAAAATCCAGGAGCATTTTGAGGTGAGATTTTGATTTGGAGTCATCTCTCATTATTAGAGGGGCAGACTGTCATACAAGACCAGATCGGCAAGTGCTCATCACCCTCAAAGGGCCAGAGTTGTAGAGCTCAGCATCCATCTAAGCAACTGCAGGTTGACCCTCCCTGTTCTGGCACCCTGGTCCCAAACcaaggaatttgccagaccagagaaggtCAGTGACAGCCTCTCTGCTCCCAGACACTGGGGCTCCACTGCTCTTTccaccagcccctggcccctGGATCTACCCTGTTTGGACCACTGGGAATCTGTTATCCTCtgatctggcaacctcctggtcccagcccaCCGTATTTTCCCTGTGAGTGGCCTGGCCCTGAAGCAGTCACAGGGTCACCGACGATGCAAGACCATGGGTGTTGCTGGACTAGGGAaatctggattacagaggttcaacctgcaggcACCAAGGACAGACCTTCAGAAGAACTCAGCTCTTATCGTGATACTTATGGCCATGAAAATGCCGACGTCTTCTGAAAATCGGCATGTCTGGAGCATGGCTGGATGGCAAACCACAtagcccagccctctgtcctaACTGCTAAACCAAGACTCCTCCCTTGGCTACCATTCGCCTGCCTCCAATATTTCCCTTCAGAGTCAGGTGGAAATGGTCTTCACTTCTTCCACTCAGCTGTTCTCAGGGCTTGCTCTGGTCCATTAAACAGCTACTGAGTATCCCTCAGAGGTGGCAAAAACCCAATGATGCCTAAAGTAACCCTTCATCTAGTTTCTATCCATTTCTAAACTACCTGGGGGAGAAGAAAGGTGTGCTAGAAATGTACCTTctaacagaaaacaaaactaGGTTCCCTCTgattgaggccatgtctacactaggaaataaagtcaaatttattaaagttgactttataccactagattttataaagtcagtgGTGTGTCCACACGTTTAGAAAGTCGACATAGTGTGTCCctattacctttgctaagtttgactgtgccagcagtgcattgtgggtatttGCCCCACAGTTTCTGcacccctgttgcattctgggattctgtgCCAGTAAAAAAATGTAcctcaagtggttgtgggtgtctgatgttatCATCCCAGACTGctttgccctcctgccctgctcccattgaaaacaaactgccaaatgaattttcacaccacttttccacagcctgcctctgcccTACACCGTTGCAAAGTTAGAAGGCCGTTCCTGAGAAatataaaatgcagaaataaaaatctaaaaAGTTTCAATTTGGTGCTATTAAAAAGCTGTTTTTGGTGTTATTGAAATGCTTCTTTTTAATAGAATTAtattgattcatttcattttgacccagcaGTCATGTGGTGGAGGAGGCAGCCAGAGAGTCTGGCAGCCACGTGGTGTTGGGAGCAGCCAGAGATCACAATCTGATTCCTGCTTCctatttcctacttcctgctcacctggagggcagcggaggtgaaagcaatgctcagaacagacacattaggggcattgtgggatacttctggaggccaacaaAATCGAATTAAataacactgtgtctacactagcattaagtcaaCCTTGTAAATCAAATtgggcattattcctcatgaaaATCCTGGAGTCAAAAAGTCGACCTTAGGATCTCTTAAACTTGACCTTActatatttatagtgaagacaggtacatcaTAAAATCAACTTAACACCCTTGAAAccgactttatgctgtagtataGGCATAGCCCGTATGTCTCTGGCTACTTAATAAATGAACACTCTGATCCCATTTCTTGTTCACCACCTGTGCTCTGCAGCTGACGAGCTTTTTGTTCCCAACCTCAGCTCATTAAGAGATGGCGCATGACTGGGTACCTATGCAATGTCAACAATTCTTTGGGTCAGATGGAAAATTAGCCACACCATAAAAATAATACCTCTTCTGACCGACTGACCACTGTGTCTGATGTTCTCCAGGAGAATTAGTTAGCTGCCCTGCCATTGGAATTGCACCATGTGTCACTAACTTGTTTGCTCGTGTAGCTGAGCAGTAAGTGCCACTGTCTGTGTAGCCAGGGGAGTGGGACGGGATGGCTGGTGGCACTTGGAGCTGGGTGGCAGTCATCTTTGCCTCCAGGTcactgagggtttgtctacactgcagtgagaAGCCCTCCTGCCGGCTGACTCCAGATTTCAGGGCTCAGACTCAgaggctgtttaactgcagtgtagacattccaggctggagcacccaggccatctacactgccattaCACAGCCCCTGACCCAAGTCAGCTGGCTTGGGTGAGCCCGGGTGTCTGTTGCAGTGGAGACTTACCCTTTGTCAGGCAGGAAGTGTCCATGTTGTTAAATGGCTCAGACAGCTCAGACACTTTGGGGCTTTATTGGTGAcagggaaggaggtggagaaTGTCCTTAAAGGGAAAAGCTACCCATGCTGATAGAGATTGAATAGCTGAGCTGTCCAATGTCCCCTGGCAATGATCACACTGGTCAAGTGGGACAGGGACACACTTAAAGGGGCAGATGCCATTCACCCTGGAACTGCCCCAGCAGGTGAAAGAAGGGGAACCTGACAGTCAATGCAGCTCTATATGACATTTACCCCTAAGACAGCCCAGCAAAAcattttccacagcctgcccggAAGACTATAGCAAGCAATGTTTAGTGACCCAGTCGTTGGCAGTGGGGATCAAACCTGGGACCCTTAAAGCTTAATGTGTGACCACCAAGCCACAGTTCccttagccaaggctgtagcaGGCTCACCACTCTCTGATGGTGTAGCTGTTTGTAAAGGGGGGTCAGGGTGCcatgcccagcagccctgggttaCACTTGCACGGGCTCTGCACTGCTGTTCCCAGGGTCGCTTCCCCCCGCCCTAGAAAAGCTGCTTGCGCTGGTGCTCGAGGTTACTTCCCATTCTCAATGGCAAGGAGGCTTCAGTGACAGAGAGCCAATAACGGATTTTCCCCCGCTCCCAAATGAAATgtttccaaaaacttcaaaaggtTTTGGCTTGAAATCTCTTTTGGAAACTGAAAAATAGTCGGCCAAATGAAACcacgtgtgtgtgcatgtgtgtgcgcatgtgtgcgTAACCGCGCGCGTGTGTGCATACGTGTGTgcataactgtgtgtgtgtgcatgcgtgtgcgcATGCGTGCTCAACCATGTGTGTGcataattgtgtgtgtgcatgtgtgtaactgtgtgcgtgcatgtgtgtgtgcgtgcatatgTGCATAACTGTGtaactgtgtgtgcatgcatgtgtgcatgtgtgtataacCGTGTGCGCGAGCATGCGTGTGTGCAtaactgtgtgtgtgcatgcatgtgtgcataactgtgtgtgtgtgtgtgtgtgtgtgagggtaaCTCACAGTTAGCACCCCCTGGTGCAAGGGAAAGAGccacacacaaagaaaaagtCCTGACTGTTCAGTGTGGCACAGACCCAGCCAAGCTTTGGCAGCAGCTCTAAGATTCATTACAAACCCGTCTTACATCTGACCATCTGTGGTTGTGTCTCCAGCTGGTGAAGACGGCAGAGCTGGATCCCAGGAAGAACTACTTGTTTGGCTTCCATCCCCATGGGGTCCTGGTGGCTGGGGCCTTCATCAACTTCTGCACTGAGGCAACGGGGTTTTCGCAGCTGTTCCCGGGGATGACCTCTCACCTCATGATGCTGAGCCTCTGGTTCAGAGCCCCCTTCTTCCGAGACTATGTGCTGAGTGGAGGTAAGCAGGGCCGCAGCGTGGGAGCAGGGTACGAGTTGCCCCTCCAAGGGACAGTGCTAACGGCACACAGGATCTCAGAGTCACATTGGGGAGCAGTGGTGACTGGCGTGGAGATTCCCGGTGGGGGCATTGGCTGTTTGCccctgccatgccccatcctgcccctgccccatgctcagctcatgcctctccccctcccagtgcagctctgcccattcctctcccatccctgcccttgctccgcctcctctccctgctccacccctgcccacctcttcttgcacagtgtgggggcagtcccctcccctcccctggagcagcgtGGCTCAAGACCAGTGTGAATGAGGAAGCTCGccctgctctcaggctgcaccaTGTTGCTCCAGGGGACAGGCCCACACATCCGCTGGAAGCAGTGTGGTACTGATAGGGAGCAGAACAGTCACACTggggtgagggatagctcagtgatttgagcactggcctgctaaatccccgagggggccatttagggatctggggcaaataaattaaaaaaaaaaaaaaagggatggtgcttggtcctgccaagagggcagggtccTGGACTtggtgatctcctgaggtcccttccagttctgtgacatgTGTGTGACTGTGCCTCAGTCACAAAGGGAATCGGTGGTAGAAGAAGGATTTTGAACCCCATCTACTAATCCCCTGCCAAGAGTCTCAGCTACAAGACCACCCACCACTGGCTGCTGCCTGTTCTCTCTAAGAACCACATAAGGATTATTGTTTTCCATCATGAAGCCTCTGCAACAGAAACAGCTTCTTTGACCACTTCTGCCAAACACCTTCTCTGCCCCCACAAATCCCTCCTTAAAACCATCTCCCCAGGCGGTCACTACCCCAGCTTTTCCCCATTACTAACCCCGGATCTGCCCTCTGCAGAAACGGGGCCCCAGCTCTTGCTTCTCTTTTGCCTTGTCTTGGACTGGTGACTTTCCAAGCAGGGACTTGGCCTTACCCACCTCCAGTAGAGATCTCTGCCTTGTTTTGAGGAACACCGCTCGTTTCAGCACCAACGTCAGCACAGTCCAAGCAAATGTGGCTCCTATACTAGTGTTATGGAGAATTTATATCAGTGATTCAGAACCTTGACCTGGATGTGACCCCAACGTCACAGAGAATGGGATAGATCCCCTGCATGTTAAATGTCCTGCCCTGGGTCACTCATAGGGTGAGGCGCTTCCAGCCTCCCTACAAGGGGCCAGCTCACCCTGTGACCAAAGTTCCCacttattttttccatccgtgtgcagaataaatgttgtcatGTGCAGGAcagcatgtgcagatgtccaccaccaatagaaacactcctgctggctgtgagcagctgtggggGATCTGCCAATCAGTTGAGTGGCACGCGAATCTGCccggggtggccacccaagcactcagcttacagggaacgctgcctgtGACAATCTCCCATTTGGGgtttgtggggctggaaaggactGGATCAACTGCTGGTACTAGAGAACTGTGGCGGAGGAAGGACCTTCAAGCACCTGAGTGGAGCCTTACAAGCGGGGATGTTCGAATGATGGGTCCATGGTACTTGCAGCTTTTAGTGTCAAGTATCTCTTCtcatctctcccccacccaggccTCATCCCGTCAGACAAAGAGAGCGGTTCCTATGTGCTGAGGCGCTCGGGAGGTGGGAATGTGCTGACCATTGTGGTGGGAGGGGCCCAGGAGGCCCTGGACGCGCGGCCCGGAGCCTTCACCCTACTGCTGAAAAACCGAAAGGGGTTCGTGCGACTGGCCATCGAGCACGGGTAATGCTGTGAGCCCTGGCGCtgaccccaggcctacgccccagccagggcagaggaggcaggGAAACAAGGCCACTTCTGCTCCCGTTGCTAGGGGAGGGAGGACGGCCTGCTGCCTGGGCCCTTCCCTTCCAGTTCcacagctgggaggagagctgggctggACCCTGATGCTGGATGGGGCGCGGTTAGCAGCCGGCTCCAAAGCCTGTGGACTGTAGTGCAGTctctgcattgacttcagtgggctttagtGCAAGGTGCCAAGGGGCCATTGCTTATGCTCGTTGTGCTCATAAAGCGCGCCCCAGACGGGGGGCCCAATGCCCCTGGGAAGGGGGAGCCTGCCTCCTCTGAGCAAGGCGGAGACCCCTTTGATATACAGAGGCTGGAGCTAGCAGGGCCTCTCCATTCCCCCAGCAGTGTGAGCCCCAGCATATTAGCCTGTGCCCCACAGGCCTGCTCTCCCAGAGGCGTAGGCCTGGCAGGCAGGCGGTCGTGCCTTTGCCTTATCTCCTCCCCAGTGGCCAAGTGGGAGTTCCTGCGgagtgcagagctctgctggcttCTGGCAGCGCCTCCCGTTACGTGCAGCCTCTGCTGGCCTGCTGCACATGGGCTGCCCGAGACATCCCCGTTCTGCTTCCGCAGGGCCCAGCTGGTCCCCGTGTTTTCCTTTGGGGAGAATGAGCTGTTTGACCAGGTCGACAACCCCAAAGGCTCCTGGCTGAGGTGGATGCAGCACCGTCTTCAGCAAATCATGGGCATCTCCCTCCCCTTGTTCCACGCCCGGGGCGTGTTCCAATACAGCTTCGGGCTGCTCCCGTACCGGCGGCCCATCTGCACCGTGGGTAAGTTTGTCCTTGGCACAGGGCGACGTGCTGTGATTGCACTCGGAGAGAGTTC contains:
- the MOGAT2 gene encoding 2-acylglycerol O-acyltransferase 2 encodes the protein MKIEFAPLSIPLQRRLQTASVVQWVFSFLGLAQCCIALFIGLFFTRFWLISVLYATWWLLDWDTPSRGGRRIHCMRNSIIWRYMRDYFPITLVKTAELDPRKNYLFGFHPHGVLVAGAFINFCTEATGFSQLFPGMTSHLMMLSLWFRAPFFRDYVLSGGLIPSDKESGSYVLRRSGGGNVLTIVVGGAQEALDARPGAFTLLLKNRKGFVRLAIEHGAQLVPVFSFGENELFDQVDNPKGSWLRWMQHRLQQIMGISLPLFHARGVFQYSFGLLPYRRPICTVVGKPIKVEKKHNPSQEEVDRLHQTYVEELCKLFEEHKTKHNVPEDKHLEFI